A part of Ptychodera flava strain L36383 chromosome 11, AS_Pfla_20210202, whole genome shotgun sequence genomic DNA contains:
- the LOC139144167 gene encoding G-protein-signaling modulator 2-like has protein sequence MELRCALHQNLSIAYKEIRNYPRALHHTLAHLDLVQSSEDVETLLPLAHHNAGKYYEMVKDYTSALKHHEVYLMLAKEKRDKVAMATAYASLGYVYQILCNFKLAEMYLEQHLHMVNKLKDNDKQAKALCSLGDLNLAKEDFDKALSYFERYLRVSRRLDEYETECRAFLKIGDVFKSQGRHQHAQYYYEMAAAVGEKLNDNVDLVNLCRCEGRIALTLSISKDDMEKARLVFDELIPFYTKKIHKCDSESIECVDELKTALQNCYDGVQITLCKLDQADMALSYAEAYRQQKFEQILKQKLSTDEEEPRNENETSKMLSLEELIKIVNRQ, from the coding sequence ATGGAACTGAGATGTGCCTTGCATCAGAATCTCAGCATCGCCTACAAGGAAATACGGAACTATCCCAGAGCCCTCCATCACACCTTAGCTCACCTTGACCTTGTACAGAGCAGCGAGGATGTGGAGACGTTGTTACCTTTGGCACACCACAATGCTGGCAAGTATTATGAAATGGTCAAAGACTATACATCGGCTTTGAAACATCACGAGGTCTACCTCATGCTCGCGAAAGAGAAAAGAGACAAGGTTGCTATGGCTACAGCTTATGCATCGCTCGGGTACGTGTACCAAATTCTGTGCAATTTCAAGTTGGCTGAAATGTACCTTGAACAGCATCTGCATATGGTCAACAAACTGAAAGACAATGACAAACAGGCCAAAGCCCTCTGTAGTTTAGGTGACCTTAACCTTGCCAAAGAAGACTTTGATAAAGCTTTGTCCTACTTTGAACGCTACTTGCGTGTCAGTCGCAGACTTGACGAGTATGAGACTGAGTGCCGAGCTTTCCTAAAGATAGGAGATGTCTTCAAGAGCCAAGGGAGGCACCAGCATGCGCAGTATTATTACGAAATGGCTGCTGCTGTCGGTGAGAAACTGAATGACAATGTGGACCTTGTCAATCTGTGCCGTTGTGAAGGTCGCATTGCTTTGACGCTTTCGATCTCAAAAGACGACATGGAAAAGGCAAGGCTGGTATTTGATGAACTGATTCCTTTTTACACCAAGAAGATTCACAAGTGTGACAGCGAAAGCATCGAGTGTGTAGATGAACTGAAGACAGCCTTGCAAAACTGCTATGACGGTGTGCAGATCACTCTATGCAAATTAGATCAAGCAGATATGGCCCTGAGCTATGCTGAAGCATATCGTCaacagaaatttgaacaaatcttgaAACAGAAGCTGAGCACTGATGAGGAAGAGCCGCGCAACGAGAATGAGACTTCCAAGATGCTGTCCCTGGAGGAATTGATCAAGATCGTCAACAGACAGTAA
- the LOC139143428 gene encoding uncharacterized protein — MKKDAEREERLKTAKLSPQRQLYDIIIAPIEKSLAGVEQVLIIPDKEISQVPVDLLENEKNVKLNATFKISCVPSIAVLDVLTKQTQHEEREQKAKKSYHEFFPVYLDDHLRVVVPPDQRPLSPIRKQLRAAPLMAREKNINPSMITFGTNHYDYEPTPRHRQDKAQVILARERAKVGTLITHSSTDTEVSKGEGAVAEFKQDSLQHKSLVIGNPILPKKLKLHGQIWQPAGELIVSQCEAFNVADYLDTKALIGSDATKGNVLSKFSETTLIHIATYGSWEDSVLVFRPSPTSQPNPDGSYNEGHYQIGIKDIMNVEMKADLVVLSCCYGEIHRDIDFTLPSALLAAGSLILCTGLPSC, encoded by the exons atgaaaaaagacGCTGAAAGAGAAGAACGGCTGAAGACTGCAAAACTTTCTCCTCAACGACAACTCTATGATATCATCATTGCTCCTATCGAGAAATCTCTGGCTGGTGTGGAGCAAGTCTTGATTATCCCCGACAAGGAGATAAGTCAAGTGCCAGTGGACTTGCTCgagaatgaaaaaaatgtgaaactgaATGCTACATTTAAGATAAGCTGCGTGCCAAGCATAGCGGTTCTTGATGTCCTGACCAAGCAAACTCAACACGAAGAGAGGGAACAGAAAGCGAAAAAGTCATACCATGAATTCTTTCCCGTGTACCTCGATGATCACTTGCGCGTGGTCGTACCACCAGACCAAAGACCTCTCAGTCCAATCCGCAAGCAGCTGAGGGCAGCGCCGCTGATGGCCCGGGAAAAGAACATTAATCCCAGCATGATCACATTCGGAACAAACCACTACGACTACGAACCGACTCCCCGGCACAGGCAGGACAAGGCCCAGGTGATCCTAGCCAGGGAACGCGCCAAAGTGGGCACTCTCATTACGCACTCATCTACGGATACTGAAGTCAGCAAAGGTGAAGGCGCTGTGGCAGAGTTCAAACAAGACAGTCTACAACACAAGTCTCTTGTCATTGGAAATCCGATTCTaccaaagaaattgaaattacaTGGACAG ATATGGCAGCCAGCTGGAGAACTGATAGTGTCTCAGTGTGAGGCTTTCAATGTCGCTGATTACCTAGACACCAAGGCTTTGATAGGATCTGATGCAACTAAAGGAAATGTCTTGTCAAAATTCTCTGAGACAACTCTTATTCATATTG CGACCTATGGTTCCTGGGAGGACAGTGTACTGGTGTTTCGCCCCAGTCCCACCAGTCAACCAAATCCAGACGGCAGCTACAACGAAGGCCATTACCAGATTGGCATCAAAGACATCATGAATGTTGAAATGAAGGCAGACCTGGTTGTATTGAGTTGTTGCTATGGTGAAATACACAGGGACATTGATTTCACTCTGCCGTCAGCCCTGTTGGCAGCAG